In Carassius gibelio isolate Cgi1373 ecotype wild population from Czech Republic chromosome B17, carGib1.2-hapl.c, whole genome shotgun sequence, a single window of DNA contains:
- the LOC127976083 gene encoding syntaxin-binding protein 5 isoform X4 codes for MKKFNIRKVLDGLTSSSSSAASLQSGNRENDMIQETLQSEHFQLCKTVRHGFPYQPSSMAFDPVQKILAIGTQSGALRLFGRAGVECFCQHESGSAVIQLEFLVNEGALVSALADDSIHLWNLRQKLPAVLHSLKFNRERITFCHLPFQSKWLYVGTERGNIHIVNVESFTLSGYVIMWNKAIELSSKTHPGPVVHISDNPMDEGKLLIGFECGIVVLWDLKSKKADYRYSYDEAIHSVAWHHEGKQFVCSHSDGTLTTWNIRAPAKPAQIITPHGKQPKDGKKPEPCKPILKVEYKTTRAGDPFMILCGGLSYDTVGRRACLTVMHGKSTAVLEMDYPIVDFLTLCETPYPNDFQEPYAVVVLLEKDLVLIDLAQIGYPIFENPYPLSIHESPVTCCEYFADCPAEVIPALYSVGSRQKRQGFSKKEWPISGGNWGQGTLSFSEMIITGHADGSIKFWDASALMLQVLYKLKTAKVFEKPRSKEEKSSTEIVDEDPFAIQILSWCPESRVLCVAGVSAHVIVYRFSKQEVTTEVVQLLEVRMQCELNEVESPECGGEQASAVSTPGTQSSPQTSLPQSHPSTSSNNSSDGLRDNVPCLKVRSSPLKQSAGYQVELLIQLVWVSGEPPQQITSLAVNSAYGLVAFGNGNGLAVIDYLQKTLLLNMSIAELYGSTDPHHRQPRSPRKTRQPSAGLCDGNDASAAPEEKCKSPTDARDNSFSRSRSSSVTSIDRESREVISSFYFCDSLSKKSETVAVPSLWVGTSLGSMLAIVLTVPSTPEQRMQQPLGVAFCGPVVRLKGGILRMAQLDASGTLLPHVYESWYEPNAPEEERERPQRRRPTSPPSSQENPDCQYAVVCSEKQAKVVAMPSQNCVYEHNITETSFVLRADVVTMTAGVGIACFCANGHIMTLSLPSLRPLLDVNYLPLTDMRIARTFCFSNQGQALYLTSPTEIQRITYIQETCDNLQEMLGELFTPVETPEAPNQGFFKGLFGGGAQSLDREDLFGEVSAGKASRSLAQHIPGPGGMEGMKGAASGVVGELARARIALDERGQKLGELEERTAAMMASADSFSKHAHDVMLKYKDKKWYQL; via the exons ATTCGGCCGAGCTGGAGTGGAGTGTTTCTGCCAGCATGAGAGCGGATCGGCGGTCATCCAGCTAGAGTTTCTTGTAAATGAA GGTGCGCTAGTAAGTGCTTTGGCAGATGACAGTATTCATTTGTGGAATCTGAGGCAAAAACTTCCAGCCGTCCTCCATTCTCTTAAATTTAACCGGGAGAG GATCACGTTTTGCCATTTGCCGTTTCAGAGTAAATGGCTGTACGTGGGCACGGAAAGAGGGAACATTCACATTGTCAATGTGGAGTCCTTCACCCTCTCAGGCTATGTGATCATGTGGAACAAAGCCATCGAACT TTCCTCAAAGACTCATCCTGGACCTGTAGTTCATATCAGCGATAACCCTATGGACGAAGGGAAA cttttAATTGGTTTTGAGTGTGGCATAGTTGTGCTGTGGGACTTGAAATCGAAGAAAGCTGACTATCGGTACAGCTATGATGAG GCGATCCACTCCGTGGCATGGCATCACGAGGGGAAACAGTTTGTGTGCAGTCACTCAGATGGCACGCTTACCACATGGAATATACGCGCTCCTGCCAAGCCTGCCCAGATCATTACGCCACATG GTAAACAGCCCAAGGATGGAAAGAAGCCGGAGCCTTGCAAGCCCATCTTGAAAGTGGAGTACAAAACTACGAGAGCAGG GGACCCATTCATGATACTGTGTGGAGGTTTGTCATATGATACAGTGGGTAGACGAGCCTGTCTGACTGTGATGCACGGGAAAAGCACTGCAGTGCTGGAGATGGACTACCCCATAGTGGATTTCCTTACGCTGTGTGAAACCCCATATCCAAACG ATTTCCAGGAGCCTTATGCTGTTGTTGTCCTGCTGGAGAAGGATTTGGTTCTCATTGATCTTGCACAAATTGG GTATCCGATCTTTGAGAATCCATATCCTCTGTCCATCCACGAGTCTCCAGTGACCTGCTGTGAATATTTTGCGGACTGTCCAGCTGAAGTCATTCCTGCACTTTACTCCGTGGGCTCCAGACAGAAGAGACAAGGGTTCAGTAAGAAG GAATGGCCTATAAGTGGAGGTAACTGGGGCCAGGGAACACTAAGTTTCTCAGAGATGATCATCACTGG GCATGCTGATGGATCGATCAAGTTTTGGGATGCCTCAGCAT TAATGCTGCAGGTTTTGTATAAGCTGAAAACAGCGAAGGTGTTTGAGAAGCCCCGCAGTAAAGAGGAGAAATCCAGCACTGAAATTGTGGATGAAGATCCGTTTGCCATCCAGATTCTGTCCTGGTGTCCAGAGAGCCGTGTGCTCTGTGTGGCTGGAGTCTCGGCTCATGTCATAGTGTACAGGTTCAGCAAACAGGAAGTCACCACTGAAGTGGTTCAG CTCCTGGAGGTGCGTATGCAGTGTGAGCTGAATGAAGTGGAGTCTCCCGAGTGCGGAGGCGAGCAGGCGTCAGCTGTGTCCACCCCAGGAACCCAATCTAGCCCTCAGACCTCCCTGCCTCAGTCCCACCCCTCCACCAGCAGCAACAACTCGTCTGACGGCCTGCGAGATAACGTGCCCTGTCTCAA GGTCAGGAGTTCTCCTCTCAAACAGTCTGCGGGGTACCAGGTGGAGCTGCTCATTCAGCTGGTGTGGGTCAGCGGGGAGCCGCCACAACAGATCACCAGCCTGGCCGTCAACTCTGCATATGGCCT AGTTGCTTTTGGCAATGGTAATGGACTTGCAGTGATTGATTACCTTCAGAAAACACTGCTTCTGAACATGAGCATAGCTGAGCTGTATGGATCAACAGATCCTCACCACAGACAACCGCGCTCGCCCCGCAAAACCAGACAGCCCTCAGCAG GTCTTTGTGATGGTAATGATGCATCAGCCGCACCAGAGGAGAAATGCAAATCACCAACAG ACGCCAGGGACAACTCATTCAGCCGCTCACGCAGCTCCAGTGTGACCAGCATTGACAGAGAGTCACGTGAGGTCATTTCTTCCTTCTACTTTTGTGACTCTCTGTCCAAGAAGAGCGAGACTGTGGCAGTGCCCAGCCTGTGGGTGGGCACCTCATTGGGCAGCATGCTGGCCATCGTCCTCACTGTGCCCTCCACACCAGAGCAGAGGATGCAACAGCCCTTGGGCGTCGCTTTCTGTG GTCCAGTCGTGCGTTTGAAGGGAGGTATTTTGCGCATGGCCCAGCTGGATGCCAGCGGGACCCTTCTGCCCCATGTTTACGAGTCCTGGTATGAGCCCAACGCCCCTGAGGAGGAGAGAGAACGGCCACAGAGACGCCGGCCCACCTCGCCTCCTTCGTCTCAGGAGAACCCGGACTGTCAGTACGCTGTGGTCTGCTCAGAGAAACAGGCGAAGGTGGTGGCAATGCCCTCCCAAAACTGTGTCTATGAACACAACATCACAGAGACCTCCTTCGTACTGAGAGCTGATGTGGTGACGATGACCGCAGGGGTCGGCATCGCCTGCTTCTGTGCCAATGGCCATATCATGACCCTCAG TTTGCCCAGCCTGCGGCCACTGCTAGATGTGAACTACCTTCCCCTGACAGACATGAGGATAGCTAGAACCTTCTGTTTCTCAAACCAAGGCCAAGCTCTGTACCTCACATCGCCCACTGAGATCCAAAGAATCACCTATATCCAGGAAACCTGTGATAACCTGCAG GAGATGCTTGGAGAGCTGTTTACTCCAGTGGAGACACCAGAGGCTCCAAACCAAGGCTTCTTCAAGGGCTTATTTGGAGGCGGGGCTCAGTCCTTAGACCGAGAGGATCTGT TCGGAGAGGTGTCTGCAGGTAAAGCTTCACGCAGCCTGGCGCAGCACATCCCAGGTCCAGGTGGTATGGAGGGCATGAAGGGGGCCGCGTCCGGTGTGGTGGGAGAGTTGGCACGGGCGAGGATAGCTCTGGATGAGAGAGGACAGAAACTAGGCGAGCTGGAGGAGAGGACAGCAGCCATGATGGCCAGCGCTGACTCCTTCTCTAAACACGCGCATGAT GTGATGCTGAAATACAAGGACAAGAAATGGTACCAGCTCTGA